A window of the Canis lupus baileyi chromosome 8, mCanLup2.hap1, whole genome shotgun sequence genome harbors these coding sequences:
- the NUBP2 gene encoding cytosolic Fe-S cluster assembly factor NUBP2 isoform X2 has protein sequence MGTAAGERAGGTAAGEEGSGGVGGSAGLPGTGPGCWGGRPDTGSRRRFPRSTPAAPGPGNLAGVRHILLVLSGKGGVGKSTISAELALALRHAGKKVGILDVDLCGPSIPRMLRAQGRAVHQCDGGWVPVFVDQEQSISLMSVGFLLENPDEAVVWRGPKKNALIKQFVSDVAWGQLDYLVVDTPPGTSDEHMATVDALRPYSPLGALVVTTPQAVSVGDVRRELTFCRKTGLQVLGVVENMSGFVCPHCAECTNVFSQGGGEELATLAGVPFLGSVPLDPELCGSLEEGRDFIRDFPKSSAFPALFSIAQKVLSQAPARLS, from the exons ATGGGTACGGCGGCTGGTGAGCGCGCGGGCGGGACCGCGGCCGGAGAAGAGGGGagcggaggggtggggggcagcgctGGGCTCCCGGGGACCGGGCCTGGGTGCTGGGGGGGCCGCCCCGACACAGGCTCCCGGCGCCGGTTCCCCCGCAGTACTCCCGCAGCTCCAG GGCCCGGAAACCTGGCAGGCGTCCGGCACATCCTCCTCGTGCTCTCGGGGAAGGGGGGCGTGGGGAAGAGCACCATCTCCGCGGAGCTGGCCTTGGCCCTGCGCCATGCCGGCAAGAAG GTGGGGATCCTCGACGTGGACCTGTGCGGCCCCAGCATCCCCCGCATGCTGCGGGCACAGGGCAGGGCTGTGCACCAGTGTGACGGCGGCTGGGTACCGGTCTTTGTGGACCAGGAGCAGAGCATCTCCCTCATGTCCGTGGGCTTCCTGCTGGAGAACCCCGACGAGGCCGTGGTGTGGAGGGGCCCCAAGAAGAACG CACTCATAAAGCAGTTCGTGTCTGATGTGGCCTGGGGGCAGCTGGACTACCTGGTCGTGGACACGCCGCCGGGAACCTCTGATGAGCACATGGCCACCGTGGACGCCCTGCGCCCCTACAGTCCCCTGGGGGCCCTCGTGGTCACTACGCCCCAG GCGGTGTCCGTGGGGGACGTGAGGCGGGAGCTGACCTTCTGTCGGAAGACAGGGCTGCAGGTGCTCGGGGTCGTGGAGAACATGAGTGGCTTCGTCTGCCCACACTGCGCA GAGTGCACCAACGTCTTCTCCCAAGGAGGCGGGGAGGAGCTGGCCACGCTCGCCGGAGTCCCGTTCCTGG GCTCCGTGCCTCTGGACCCTGAGCTCTGCGGGAGTCTCGAGGAAGGGCGAGACTTCATCAGGGACTTCCCTAAGAGTTCTGCCTTCCCCGCGCTCTTCTCCATAGCCCAGAAGGTTCTGAGCCAGGCACCCGCTCGGCTCTCCTAA
- the IGFALS gene encoding insulin-like growth factor-binding protein complex acid labile subunit gives MESGPVGLGWAGRPRGAGCPGSGEIRGQAQPAPAEASSSRPACAPPRSRMALIRGGPVLAMLLVSWAALGPRGLQAAEPGVPGAPESLQCPAACTCGHDDYMDELSVFCSSRNLTSVPDGIPAGARALWLDGNNLSSIPEAAFQNLSSLGFLNLQGSGLASLEPRALLGLQQLRHLHLERNQLRGLGAHTFLHTPGLASLGLSNNMLGRVDEGLFRGLADLWDLHLGWNGLAVLPDAAFQGLASLRELVLAGNKLAYLQPPLFCGLGELRELDLSRNALRSVKANVFVKLPKLQKLYLDHNVIAAVAPGAFLGMKALRWLDLSHNRVAGLLEDTFPGLLGLHVLRLSHNAIAGLRPRTFRDLHFLEELRLGHNRIRQLPDKAFEGLGQLEVLTLNDNQIREIEAGAFVGLLSVAVMNLSGNCLRSLPERTFQGLGRLHSLHLERGCLGRVRPHAFAGLSGLRRLFLKHNGITAVDEQGLWGLAELLELDLTANRLTHLPARAFQGLGKLEYLLLSGNQLAALAADSLRPLRRLFWLDVSHNRLEALPDGELAELGQLRYLSLTNNSLRIFTPPATGLERLWLGDNPWDCGCALGALRALALREPGVVPRLVQAAPEGDDGQPPIYVSNNITCAGPPGVSGLDLRDVTDAHFAQC, from the exons ATGGAATCGGGGCCAgtcgggctgggctgggctggccgGCCACGGGGTGCTGGCTGCCCCGGCAGTGGGGAAATCAGAGGGCAGGCGCAGCCGGCCCCAGCAGAAGCATCCAGCTCAAGGCCTGCCTGCGCTCCGCCCCGCAGCCGGATGGCCCTGATCAGAG GAGGCCCGGTCCTGGCCATGCTGCTGGTCTCCTGGGCAGCGCTGGGCCCTCGCGGCCTGCAGGCAGCAGAGCCCGGGGTTCCAGGGGCCCCCGAGAGCCTGCAGTGCCCGGCCGCCTGCACCTGCGGCCACGACGACTACATGGACGAGCTCAGCGTCTTCTGCAGCTCCCGGAACCTCACGAGTGTGCCCGATGGCATCCCGGCCGGTGCCAGGGCCCTGTGGCTGGATGGCAACAACCTGTCCTCCATCCCCGAGGCGGCCTTCCAGAACCTCTCCAGCCTGGGCTTCCTGAACCTACAGGGCAGCGGGCTGGCCAGCCTGGAGCCGCGGGCACTGCTCGGCCTGCAGCAGCTCCGCCACCTACACCTGGAGCGGAACCAGCTGCGCGGCCTGGGGGCCCACACCTTCCTGCACACGCCGGGCCTGGCCTCGCTCGGCCTCAGCAACAACATGCTGGGCCGGGTGGACGAGGGCCTCTTCCGGGGCCTGGCCGACCTCTGGGACCTGCACCTGGGCTGGAACGGCCTGGCCGTGCTCCCCGACGCCGCCTTCCAGGGTCTGGCCAGCCTGCGCGAGCTGGTGCTGGCGGGCAACAAGCTGGCCTACCTGCAGCCCCCACTCTTCTGCGGCCTGGGGGAGCTCCGGGAGCTGGACCTGAGCAGGAACGCCCTGCGCAGCGTCAAGGCCAACGTGTTCGTCAAGCTGCCCAAGCTGCAGAAGCTCTACCTGGACCACAACGTCATCGCTGCCGTGGCGCCCGGTGCCTTCCTGGGCATGAAGGCGCTGCGCTGGCTGGACCTGTCGCACAACCGCGTGGCCGGCCTCCTGGAGGACACCTTCCCTGGCCTGCTGGGCCTGCACGTCCTGCGCCTGTCACACAACGCCATTGCCGGCCTGCGGCCGCGCACCTTCCGAGATCTGCACTTCCTGGAGGAGCTGCGGCTCGGCCACAACCGCATCCGGCAGCTGCCTGACAAGGCCTTCGAGGGCCTGGGCCAGCTGGAGGTGCTGACACTCAACGACAACCAGATCCGTGAGATCGAGGCAGGCGCCTTCGTCGGCCTGCTCAGCGTGGCTGTCATGAACCTGTCTGGGAACTGCCTGCGGAGCCTCCCTGAGCGCACCTTCCAGGGCCTGGGCCGGCTGCACAGCCTCCACCTGGAGCGCGGCTGCCTGGGCCGTGTCCGCCCGCACGCCTTCGCTGGCCTGTCGGGGCTGCGGCGGCTCTTCCTCAAGCACAACGGCATCACAGCCGTGGACGAGCAGGGCCTGTGGGGGCTGGCGGAGCTGCTGGAGCTGGACCTCACAGCCAACCGGCTCACGCACCTGCCGGCGCGGGCCTTCCAGGGCCTGGGCAAGCTGGAGTACCTGCTGCTCTCGGGCAACCAGCTGGCGGCGCTGGCAGCCGACTCCCTGCGGCCCCTGCGGCGTCTCTTCTGGCTGGACGTGTCGCACAACCGCCTGGAGGCGCTGCCGGATGGCGAGCTGGCCGAGCTGGGGCAGCTGCGCTACCTGAGCCTCACCAACAACTCTCTGCGGATCTTCACGCCGCCGGCCACCGGCCTAGAGCGCCTCTGGCTTGGGGACAACCCCTGGGACTGCGGCTGCGCACTCGGTGCCCTCAGGGCCTTGGCTCTGCGGGAGCCGGGCGTCGTGCCGCGCCTCGTCCAGGCCGCGCCCGAGGGGGACGATGGCCAGCCGCCCATCTATGTTTCCAACAACATCACCTGCGCCGGCCCCCCGGGCGTCTCAGGCCTCGACCTGCGTGACGTCACCGACGCCCACTTTGCTCAGTGCTGA
- the NUBP2 gene encoding cytosolic Fe-S cluster assembly factor NUBP2 isoform X4, protein MGPGNLAGVRHILLVLSGKGGVGKSTISAELALALRHAGKKVGILDVDLCGPSIPRMLRAQGRAVHQCDGGWVPVFVDQEQSISLMSVGFLLENPDEAVVWRGPKKNGNAAVRLPASPSCPRGTHKSMRESCGSCAPSAPGFSALIKQFVSDVAWGQLDYLVVDTPPGTSDEHMATVDALRPYSPLGALVVTTPQAVSVGDVRRELTFCRKTGLQVLGVVENMSGFVCPHCAECTNVFSQGGGEELATLAGVPFLGSVPLDPELCGSLEEGRDFIRDFPKSSAFPALFSIAQKVLSQAPARLS, encoded by the exons ATGG GGCCCGGAAACCTGGCAGGCGTCCGGCACATCCTCCTCGTGCTCTCGGGGAAGGGGGGCGTGGGGAAGAGCACCATCTCCGCGGAGCTGGCCTTGGCCCTGCGCCATGCCGGCAAGAAG GTGGGGATCCTCGACGTGGACCTGTGCGGCCCCAGCATCCCCCGCATGCTGCGGGCACAGGGCAGGGCTGTGCACCAGTGTGACGGCGGCTGGGTACCGGTCTTTGTGGACCAGGAGCAGAGCATCTCCCTCATGTCCGTGGGCTTCCTGCTGGAGAACCCCGACGAGGCCGTGGTGTGGAGGGGCCCCAAGAAGAACGGTAACGCCGCAGTCCGCCTTCCCGCTTCTCCCAGCTGCCCCCGTGGCACCCACAAGTCAATGCGGGAGTCCTGTGGGAGCTGCGCGCCGTCCGCCCCAGGGTTTTCGG CACTCATAAAGCAGTTCGTGTCTGATGTGGCCTGGGGGCAGCTGGACTACCTGGTCGTGGACACGCCGCCGGGAACCTCTGATGAGCACATGGCCACCGTGGACGCCCTGCGCCCCTACAGTCCCCTGGGGGCCCTCGTGGTCACTACGCCCCAG GCGGTGTCCGTGGGGGACGTGAGGCGGGAGCTGACCTTCTGTCGGAAGACAGGGCTGCAGGTGCTCGGGGTCGTGGAGAACATGAGTGGCTTCGTCTGCCCACACTGCGCA GAGTGCACCAACGTCTTCTCCCAAGGAGGCGGGGAGGAGCTGGCCACGCTCGCCGGAGTCCCGTTCCTGG GCTCCGTGCCTCTGGACCCTGAGCTCTGCGGGAGTCTCGAGGAAGGGCGAGACTTCATCAGGGACTTCCCTAAGAGTTCTGCCTTCCCCGCGCTCTTCTCCATAGCCCAGAAGGTTCTGAGCCAGGCACCCGCTCGGCTCTCCTAA
- the NUBP2 gene encoding cytosolic Fe-S cluster assembly factor NUBP2 isoform X6, translating into MGPGNLAGVRHILLVLSGKGGVGKSTISAELALALRHAGKKVGILDVDLCGPSIPRMLRAQGRAVHQCDGGWVPVFVDQEQSISLMSVGFLLENPDEAVVWRGPKKNALIKQFVSDVAWGQLDYLVVDTPPGTSDEHMATVDALRPYSPLGALVVTTPQAVSVGDVRRELTFCRKTGLQVLGVVENMSGFVCPHCAECTNVFSQGGGEELATLAGVPFLGSVPLDPELCGSLEEGRDFIRDFPKSSAFPALFSIAQKVLSQAPARLS; encoded by the exons ATGG GGCCCGGAAACCTGGCAGGCGTCCGGCACATCCTCCTCGTGCTCTCGGGGAAGGGGGGCGTGGGGAAGAGCACCATCTCCGCGGAGCTGGCCTTGGCCCTGCGCCATGCCGGCAAGAAG GTGGGGATCCTCGACGTGGACCTGTGCGGCCCCAGCATCCCCCGCATGCTGCGGGCACAGGGCAGGGCTGTGCACCAGTGTGACGGCGGCTGGGTACCGGTCTTTGTGGACCAGGAGCAGAGCATCTCCCTCATGTCCGTGGGCTTCCTGCTGGAGAACCCCGACGAGGCCGTGGTGTGGAGGGGCCCCAAGAAGAACG CACTCATAAAGCAGTTCGTGTCTGATGTGGCCTGGGGGCAGCTGGACTACCTGGTCGTGGACACGCCGCCGGGAACCTCTGATGAGCACATGGCCACCGTGGACGCCCTGCGCCCCTACAGTCCCCTGGGGGCCCTCGTGGTCACTACGCCCCAG GCGGTGTCCGTGGGGGACGTGAGGCGGGAGCTGACCTTCTGTCGGAAGACAGGGCTGCAGGTGCTCGGGGTCGTGGAGAACATGAGTGGCTTCGTCTGCCCACACTGCGCA GAGTGCACCAACGTCTTCTCCCAAGGAGGCGGGGAGGAGCTGGCCACGCTCGCCGGAGTCCCGTTCCTGG GCTCCGTGCCTCTGGACCCTGAGCTCTGCGGGAGTCTCGAGGAAGGGCGAGACTTCATCAGGGACTTCCCTAAGAGTTCTGCCTTCCCCGCGCTCTTCTCCATAGCCCAGAAGGTTCTGAGCCAGGCACCCGCTCGGCTCTCCTAA
- the NUBP2 gene encoding cytosolic Fe-S cluster assembly factor NUBP2 isoform X5, with protein sequence MGTAAGPGNLAGVRHILLVLSGKGGVGKSTISAELALALRHAGKKVGILDVDLCGPSIPRMLRAQGRAVHQCDGGWVPVFVDQEQSISLMSVGFLLENPDEAVVWRGPKKNALIKQFVSDVAWGQLDYLVVDTPPGTSDEHMATVDALRPYSPLGALVVTTPQAVSVGDVRRELTFCRKTGLQVLGVVENMSGFVCPHCAECTNVFSQGGGEELATLAGVPFLGSVPLDPELCGSLEEGRDFIRDFPKSSAFPALFSIAQKVLSQAPARLS encoded by the exons ATGGGTACGGCGGCTG GGCCCGGAAACCTGGCAGGCGTCCGGCACATCCTCCTCGTGCTCTCGGGGAAGGGGGGCGTGGGGAAGAGCACCATCTCCGCGGAGCTGGCCTTGGCCCTGCGCCATGCCGGCAAGAAG GTGGGGATCCTCGACGTGGACCTGTGCGGCCCCAGCATCCCCCGCATGCTGCGGGCACAGGGCAGGGCTGTGCACCAGTGTGACGGCGGCTGGGTACCGGTCTTTGTGGACCAGGAGCAGAGCATCTCCCTCATGTCCGTGGGCTTCCTGCTGGAGAACCCCGACGAGGCCGTGGTGTGGAGGGGCCCCAAGAAGAACG CACTCATAAAGCAGTTCGTGTCTGATGTGGCCTGGGGGCAGCTGGACTACCTGGTCGTGGACACGCCGCCGGGAACCTCTGATGAGCACATGGCCACCGTGGACGCCCTGCGCCCCTACAGTCCCCTGGGGGCCCTCGTGGTCACTACGCCCCAG GCGGTGTCCGTGGGGGACGTGAGGCGGGAGCTGACCTTCTGTCGGAAGACAGGGCTGCAGGTGCTCGGGGTCGTGGAGAACATGAGTGGCTTCGTCTGCCCACACTGCGCA GAGTGCACCAACGTCTTCTCCCAAGGAGGCGGGGAGGAGCTGGCCACGCTCGCCGGAGTCCCGTTCCTGG GCTCCGTGCCTCTGGACCCTGAGCTCTGCGGGAGTCTCGAGGAAGGGCGAGACTTCATCAGGGACTTCCCTAAGAGTTCTGCCTTCCCCGCGCTCTTCTCCATAGCCCAGAAGGTTCTGAGCCAGGCACCCGCTCGGCTCTCCTAA
- the NUBP2 gene encoding cytosolic Fe-S cluster assembly factor NUBP2 isoform X1 gives MLRAQGRAVHQCDGGWVPVFVDQEQSISLMSVGFLLENPDEAVVWRGPKKNALIKQFVSDVAWGQLDYLVVDTPPGTSDEHMATVDALRPYSPLGALVVTTPQAVSVGDVRRELTFCRKTGLQVLGVVENMSGFVCPHCAECTNVFSQGGGEELATLAGVPFLGSVPLDPELCGSLEEGRDFIRDFPKSSAFPALFSIAQKVLSQAPARLS, from the exons ATGCTGCGGGCACAGGGCAGGGCTGTGCACCAGTGTGACGGCGGCTGGGTACCGGTCTTTGTGGACCAGGAGCAGAGCATCTCCCTCATGTCCGTGGGCTTCCTGCTGGAGAACCCCGACGAGGCCGTGGTGTGGAGGGGCCCCAAGAAGAACG CACTCATAAAGCAGTTCGTGTCTGATGTGGCCTGGGGGCAGCTGGACTACCTGGTCGTGGACACGCCGCCGGGAACCTCTGATGAGCACATGGCCACCGTGGACGCCCTGCGCCCCTACAGTCCCCTGGGGGCCCTCGTGGTCACTACGCCCCAG GCGGTGTCCGTGGGGGACGTGAGGCGGGAGCTGACCTTCTGTCGGAAGACAGGGCTGCAGGTGCTCGGGGTCGTGGAGAACATGAGTGGCTTCGTCTGCCCACACTGCGCA GAGTGCACCAACGTCTTCTCCCAAGGAGGCGGGGAGGAGCTGGCCACGCTCGCCGGAGTCCCGTTCCTGG GCTCCGTGCCTCTGGACCCTGAGCTCTGCGGGAGTCTCGAGGAAGGGCGAGACTTCATCAGGGACTTCCCTAAGAGTTCTGCCTTCCCCGCGCTCTTCTCCATAGCCCAGAAGGTTCTGAGCCAGGCACCCGCTCGGCTCTCCTAA
- the NUBP2 gene encoding cytosolic Fe-S cluster assembly factor NUBP2 isoform X3 translates to MGTAAGPGNLAGVRHILLVLSGKGGVGKSTISAELALALRHAGKKVGILDVDLCGPSIPRMLRAQGRAVHQCDGGWVPVFVDQEQSISLMSVGFLLENPDEAVVWRGPKKNGNAAVRLPASPSCPRGTHKSMRESCGSCAPSAPGFSALIKQFVSDVAWGQLDYLVVDTPPGTSDEHMATVDALRPYSPLGALVVTTPQAVSVGDVRRELTFCRKTGLQVLGVVENMSGFVCPHCAECTNVFSQGGGEELATLAGVPFLGSVPLDPELCGSLEEGRDFIRDFPKSSAFPALFSIAQKVLSQAPARLS, encoded by the exons ATGGGTACGGCGGCTG GGCCCGGAAACCTGGCAGGCGTCCGGCACATCCTCCTCGTGCTCTCGGGGAAGGGGGGCGTGGGGAAGAGCACCATCTCCGCGGAGCTGGCCTTGGCCCTGCGCCATGCCGGCAAGAAG GTGGGGATCCTCGACGTGGACCTGTGCGGCCCCAGCATCCCCCGCATGCTGCGGGCACAGGGCAGGGCTGTGCACCAGTGTGACGGCGGCTGGGTACCGGTCTTTGTGGACCAGGAGCAGAGCATCTCCCTCATGTCCGTGGGCTTCCTGCTGGAGAACCCCGACGAGGCCGTGGTGTGGAGGGGCCCCAAGAAGAACGGTAACGCCGCAGTCCGCCTTCCCGCTTCTCCCAGCTGCCCCCGTGGCACCCACAAGTCAATGCGGGAGTCCTGTGGGAGCTGCGCGCCGTCCGCCCCAGGGTTTTCGG CACTCATAAAGCAGTTCGTGTCTGATGTGGCCTGGGGGCAGCTGGACTACCTGGTCGTGGACACGCCGCCGGGAACCTCTGATGAGCACATGGCCACCGTGGACGCCCTGCGCCCCTACAGTCCCCTGGGGGCCCTCGTGGTCACTACGCCCCAG GCGGTGTCCGTGGGGGACGTGAGGCGGGAGCTGACCTTCTGTCGGAAGACAGGGCTGCAGGTGCTCGGGGTCGTGGAGAACATGAGTGGCTTCGTCTGCCCACACTGCGCA GAGTGCACCAACGTCTTCTCCCAAGGAGGCGGGGAGGAGCTGGCCACGCTCGCCGGAGTCCCGTTCCTGG GCTCCGTGCCTCTGGACCCTGAGCTCTGCGGGAGTCTCGAGGAAGGGCGAGACTTCATCAGGGACTTCCCTAAGAGTTCTGCCTTCCCCGCGCTCTTCTCCATAGCCCAGAAGGTTCTGAGCCAGGCACCCGCTCGGCTCTCCTAA